The region AATCTCGTAATCTTTTAACTGAAGAACTTCTAATATGACAACACACTTAAATCCATAATTGTTTCTCACAAAAAGCAGGAACTAAAATATCTAGCTTTATACATACTAATCATTTTATAACCATTTGAAATATAGTTTTCAGAGTAAAAATTGCCTTCACACAAACATTCATAATTAGTTTTGCactttattcttaaaaaaaaaaaaagcagcaaatgAGTTTGTGCAGTAGGTGGAATGCAATGTATATCTGTGCATGTATAACTGTCATTCATAGATTCAAGATCTGTGTCTGAGTGCACTAATCGCTGACTATTAACAATgcctttatttgttttttttccccccaatatCACAAAGAATATGTCCCTTTTGATATTTCAAACCACGTCAAACCGCTCTCAAAGAGTATACAcaaacactgaattaaaaagaCAAGATTTAGCGCTCACCCCCTCACACTGGATTACATAAAAGAATAAACAGCACATGACAATCTTAAAAATCAGTTTGGTTTTATCCACCTATAAGgaatgaaaatttaaaatttaaatgctaGTGCAAAGTTTGATTTTAAGAAATTGGTAAAATGACACCCCTCAATCTGAAGCTCTGCAATTACTCAGACTTCAGAGAATTACTAGTGATTGGCAGAGGTATGTTCTGAGGAGGTCTGGGATGTGCTTTGGAAGAAATGGGTATGAGTCAAGATTTACAAATGCAGGAAAGCGAGTCTAGTTTTCAAACCAGACCTGTATACAATGCTGGTGTTCACTTTGATTGGGACATTCAGCGGATTCTAAACCCACAGTTAGTCTTAATCTCAGCGCTGATGCATAAAAGAAAGTTCTGGTCCTCCAACGATCGTGATGATGGATGCCCTGACAGACCGTCAAATGAAGCTCAGCCGTTCCCGTTGCCCTCGTCAGAACAGCTTTATCATGCTTTCTCTTGACTTGCCAACTCCCACCCACTTCACTGAAaagagaatttaaaaaaaaattgttttttattatgaccATTCTAAGCATGTCAGTAGGTTATGTCATTGTATATGAAAGTGatttacacagtatgtgtatTTTTACCTGGCACCTGCAGGAAATTCTCGATAAAACAAATGTAAGCTTGTGCCTGTGAAGGCAGCTCATCAAAACTGCGGACTCCTTCAGTGCTACAACACCAGCCAGGGAACGTCTCATAAGTCACTTGAACCTTTGTGAGGACGTCCATGTTTGCTGAAAAATACAATGACAATCCTTCATTATCAGAAAAGGTCTATGCTAATACATGTTACAATATTACCATAATACTTGATTGTGAATATCATTGTAATGTGCAAGTAATCTGTAACATGTATAGGGTAGACACGATTAACCAGTAGAGATTTTGGACTATCATCTTTATCGTGTTTACGCACTCGCGTCACGAAAATGTatcatttgaatacatttttaagcattgcggtttCAAAAGAAGTGATTTTAAGCCGCTGAATTGCAATTTAtagctttatatatatttatatgcgcAAGCTGTCAGTGAGCGGTGCACACACGTGAACCTGCTGCTCAGAGCACGTGAGTATTTTTGTTGCTTTATTGTCTTTGAAAGGTTAAATACATACTTATATGTATCAAAATACCAGTCTTTGCAAGTAtactcataaaaacagtcatttaggtcttaattaaaaataaaatctttcactgctcttgactaaatcacttttgtaactttcataataagaaatttaatttacacagtgaaaaCAATGCAGTGTTTTTGAATAAGTTATACAATGTATGCATCATTAGTTATTTACTTATTGgagttttttgtcctattgcttatAATTAGTTACTTCTCTTCAgtgagtttgtttgttgttttttgtaggcttgtattagtttatctgtgatattgacactggtgacaagaattatgaaaattctatgCTATCAAAAACTTTGAAAAACGAAACAGAATTTTCCAGGTTTCTGCGTTCTAGCTGTTATATGCTTGAGGCGCTATTACGCATCTCCTGAATGAGTCTAGAATCATTCGATCAAAAGCACAGGTGAGGAAGCCGCAGAAACGACCTCTCTCATATGCAAGCATATGAAAAATGCTGCGATCATCAATACTAAccgcatataaatgaaaactgcctAATGCTACCGAGTGCAATGTCGATCCAGGAAGTGGCAAAGGACTGTGCAAGCTTTGGGAGTACTGATGGAAGCCATGTACTGCATCTTTGCTTTGATAATATTACTGCATATGATCCAgatgtagtatttgataaaaaagcgattttctcagctttttgctcaaaatgttgctttttttaatgaaacctacCTATATTCAAGTgttgattaaaaacaaatgaatgcttgaagctagaataaaatggataaacgttttaaagttttaaatgtttaaaagtaGAGAGtctgttctttattttgatgtattgcatgtttagatattcatataacaacaaaaaaatcatcaaatgcTGGCTGTGGTTAGCACCTTTTTCAAAAACACTggcagggaaagagttaaaagaaaaaataactaCATTGTGATGTATCGTTATTGTGATATAAAATTACTGATGTATATAGTCAACTTACAAGGAAAACTGGGAAGAGGCTTTCCATCAACTGTGTAGGCTATGCCAATCTTTATTTCTGGTAACGTGTCAAGAATGTCCAACTTGGTCAGAGCAATGCTGAGAGAAAAGAGAAggaaaaatattgttaaattaaCTAAACAAAGCTTACTAAACTGTTTAACCTGTGCCATAGCTACAAAAACCTAATAGacagctgttttcagcattgatattAAGAAGTGTTAAGCACCAAATTggcatattagtatgatttgccatcacagggataaattatgttaaaatagatccaaatacaaaatcattattttaaaatgtaatattttacaatattaattttCTATTGAATTTTGGTCAAATAATAAAGCGGCCGTGTTGAGCATGAGAAATTTGAGTGGTAGAGTAGATAAAACACAACTCACGCTGAAAAACCATTAACCATGTGGGCATAGCGAACCAAAACCAGGTCCAGCCATCCACAGCGACGCCGCCTGCCTGTTGTGACGCCAAATTCTCTCCCTCTGCTCTGAAGCAGATCTCCAGTATCCTagaaaacaacaagaaaaactatttTCAAATATACTAGATGAGAGGGAATGTCATGAGTTTTACCTTCTGACTTGCTCTTTACAACAAACTGAGACACACTCACATTATCTTGCTCAGTAGGGAACGCCCCAACTCCCACCCTGGTGGTGTAGGCCTTCACCACTCCATACACACGGCCAACATGAGACGGCGGGACTCCAAGACCTGTGCAAACGCCTCCGACCGTACAGTTTGATGAGGTCACAAAGGGGTAGGTCCCTGAAAGAGGTGGAAACATTAGACATTTATATCATTCACACAGTTAAATAAGATTTCTCAAAGCATTCCAGAGGATCTCCCATTTTATGCAGGATTGCTATTCATACCGAAATCGATATCCAGTAAGGCAGCATTGGCTCCTTCCACCAGAATCTTCTTGCTTGGTCCATTGAGGGCTTTGTGCATGAAATAAACCCCATCAGTAACTAGAGGCCGCAACCTCTCTGCATAACCCTGTGGGTGAAATGGAGAAAATATTACTTGGCAGGTTCATGAATGAGAAGTCTCACTAATCATTTTGAAAGACGCCAAGATGCTAATCACCTTCAGTTGCTCAAGCTCAGCATCAATATCAATATTAAGGTTAGGATATGTGGTCTGAAAGTGACCAGCCAGCACCCGAAACCTGTGGAGagatatttacatgtatttctCCTCCTGCCACGAGGGTCAATCTGATCATTCAGGCATTGATTTGTAGCCTACACTATGAATGATATGTAATTGCCATACAATTATAATGTGACTTAAATTAATTAACGTTACAATATCAAGATAATCAATTAGAATTGCATAAATGGGCAGTTCTAAGATAAATGAAGTCTAACAGAAGCAGATATGCTCATTTTCATGTACAGTtttcagaaaaatgaaaaaattatacTCACTTTTCATCAAAGACTGAAAAGTCTGAGACTAGATCACACACTCTCAGTCCATTTCGTGCTGCTTTGGAGGAATATGCAGGTCCAATGCCCTTCTTAGTGGTGCCCAAACTGTAAAGCAAAGAAGGGTGAACTCAGTATTAATCTTGCAGAAAATGATCCACAAATTAAGCTTTTATAAATGAGCTTTCATaagtgcaaaaaattaaaactcaCTTCTTCCCTGCCTGCTGCTGTCTGAGCTGCTCCTGTATCCCATCAACGGCCTGATGGAAATTGAACACTacacagaaaaagagaaaagctCTAATTCCAATGGAATAGATATGGAGTTTCTTGGTGTTTTTAGTTGTCAGAGACAATGCTGCACATAGTCAATGTCATCAGGAATAAACCCAAATTACTCCAGGCCTGGTGAAGTCAAAACAGAACCGTACCAATATGTGCCCGGTCAGATATCTTCAGCCGTTCCTCCCATCCTTGAAGTCCTAaattaaacaaagcaaaataactcattaacagaaaataaaacctCCAAGTACCTCATCTAACAGAGATggggaaggaaaaaaaattaaataaaattacatatattttacagtttaagtATGTGATggaattactaaaaaaaaaaaaaaaaaaaacagcgagGTCTCAAAGTctacataacttttttttttttttaaacggtgttgatttggcaaaaaataatttacatgtaCTTTATAACAATAGCTGTTCTATCCAGATTTTGTCTTTTTCATTTGGAGGCAAAAAAGAAGATGCATTATGATATACATGGTcaaaatttgcaaaaatgatGATACAATTTTTATGCTACAGCATATCACAAACATCATAAAtaggttttaaaaaataaaagattaagcAAATGATATTACAGATAATATCACAATGACATAGTGACAtaaacattatgtattttacaccATAAACATAACTTACCATTGCCTTTCTGCAAGTTCTTCTCAGCCTCCTCAAAAAGTCCTGGCAGGTGTATCACAACACCATTTCCTGTGGGACAGAACAAGATCTCAGCAATCACAACAGTCAACAGCTCAGCATCTGATCCCAAACAATGAATCAATAAGATGAGAAGACTGTTTGAATTAAAGTTATAAATACATACTATGAAATGAAAACTAGGAGGAAGGTCAAACAAAACCATACCAATAAACGAGGTGGCATTTTTGTTGAGAACACCGCTAGGCAGCAGGTGAAAATCATACTCCACACCGTCCACCACCACTGTGTGTCCCGCGTTATTTCCCCCCTGATAACACACAGTTGTTATAAACATCAACCAAAGTATCGCGATAAAAGCCTAGATGCAGGAAACGTTACATCACTTCCAACAAGTAGCGATGGCAAAAAATAAAGGAAACTTTGTTTTGCGTCATTTGCGAGATTAATGATGCGACTTTTGCAAATGATTCCTTCCGCTTTAACCTCATAAAGAGTCTAATAACAGCAAGCCTCACACAGTACAGACATAACGCTTGCGCAAACTCTCATAAACACAAAATGATAAGCGAGATGAGCGCTTGAAGACCCACCTGGCATCTGCATACAATGTCGGCGTCCATCGCCAAGAGGTCGACCACTTTCCCCTTCCCCTCATCGCCCCACTGGGCTCCCAACACGACGGTCACTTTATTCTGGGGCTCCCGCGGGATCCGCAGTGAGTCCACGCTGTCTCTGGAGCGCTTGAGCGCGGGTTCGCCGTTCAGAGAGGCCGTTTCCTGACCATTAGACATTGTGCTGTCCGCATCCATGCCGCAAGTGTGAGAAGAACAGCGTGAACGCGGTTACACTGTTCCAATATGGGTGCGCGTGAAAAcagccatcaaaataaaagtccggtggccaaaataaacaaaagaggTGGTGGAGTTTGCAAACACATGGCTGTCAAAACTGCACAAGGAAtatgcatgtttgtaaaaatattaaattggaGGGAGTGAGACTTACTATTGAAATGTAActcaattaaatttattttccaCAGGTTGGTGATGTTGACAGTTTTAGACGCTTATCATATCGCACTTCACAGGCATATTTTGGCGGGTAGATAGAGTGGGAACATAAAAGTCTTTTTGCGTttataacaaattaatttttttattttattactagtAAACATTGTTTGTATgcatattattatagttaatattGAAATCCCTTTTTGCTGAGACTTTTTTTGGTCAACCATAACAGCTGCCAACCTCATGGCCACCTAGTAAATCTgtatatttactttaataataacaacaacaataataataataataatacaacagTTTGACTCTTTCTAAACTTCTTAAAATCAGCCAAACCAGTCTGAGCCACATTTCCAAATATGTGTAAAGTGCAAAAAGTTAAAAGTGCAATAAAACTAACCACTTCAACTATTAAATCATTCAGATGTTTATTAATACAGTTTATAAAACATAAGAGAAGACATAACCTAGACATAAATTGTGACAATGCTAGAATGACATTACATTGCTCAGGCTGGAAAACGGAGGCTACGTCATGAACTGCCAAGTAGCTTAAGCTCATTATCTTCTTTTCACACAGCAGCATGTTTCTTTGGAATAACGGACGATGTTATCAATCAAAATCCTTTCAGAGACTTTTGAAGAAGAGTGTTGGATATCTGTTGTGTGTTGTTTACTGCTTGCCTGTATGTTTGTTGGGAGTTTGTATGTATGGAGGGGAAACCTACCCAGGTAGTGATGAGTCTGTGTCTGCAATCACTGTGCTATTATTTATCTAGGATTTCAGTTCAGTTGCAGTGTATAATGTTTAAATCGTTCTTTAGGGATCACCCAAACACAATAAAAAGGCGTTTCACCAGTGTTTTGTGCGTGTCTGCTGTTTCACCGCTGGTCGTGTTGGCATGGACAAATTCAATGAAAGTCAGGGTGAGTGTGGGCTGCCAGAGTACCTCATGTGATTGAATACTTTTTAGGTATTTAGGTACTTCATCAATTgttaagattatttatttatttaataagttattatttatctaaataaattgtttttaatttattatgatGTATCTTTGGACTTGTTACAGCCAAGTCCACCATTGTGGGCACTGCTGGGCTTTCGTCTAGAGGGTTTTGTGCCTGCTGCTCTGTTGCCGCTGACACTCACTATGGTATGTTATTGCTGTCTTCTCTTTTGTTTTACTCTCTATTTCCTATGGATAAACATGTACAATAACCGGTTACAAACCAGGCCTCTAAACACAAATGTATACCGTATAGTCTTTTAGTTatacaaattacaaacaaaaaacaaacaataccaTCTGATAATGATTAAAGGTgtcatgacatgagaaatcaaatttgccttgatcttttggcatatacagtggggaaaaaacaataaaaatatttgatcccctgctgattttgtgcgtttgcccactgacaaagaaatgatcaggctataattttaatggtaggtttatttgaacagtgagacagaataacaacaaaactaacagaggatctgcaaagaagagtgggacaaaaatccctcctgagatgtgcgcaaacctggtggccaactacaagaaacgtctgacctctgtgattgccaacaaggggtTTGCCACCAAGtgctaagtcatgttttgcgaaggggtcaaatacttatttcactcattaaaatacgaatcaatttataactttttgaaatgtgttttttttttttgttataattatgtctctcactgttcaaataaacctaccattaaaattatagactgatcatttctttgtcagtgggcaaacgcacaaaatcagcaggggatcaaataatttttttccccattgtaAGGGTCTCCGTCCCATTAAAACTTCCCGCAGGTTTCATAGCTTAAAACGTCCTCCttattttaaacaaagcattgatttaaagggctagttcacccaaaaatgaaaatttgatgtttatctgcttacccccagggcatccaagatgtaggtaactttgtttcttcagtagaacacaaatgaagatttttaactcaaaccgttgcagtctgtcagtcctataatgccagtcaatgggaaCACAATCTttgggagagaaaaaaacatgcacacactaatccaaattaaaccttgtggctcgtgacgatacattgatgtcctaagacacgaaacgattggtttgtgcgagaaactgaacagtatttatatcattttttacctctgataatcctcaatgtccgactgtcacaacatccggtgcgtgacgcgtcaacctgctctggcacatagatatatatacatagatgcctcattagcgacggTTTCTATGGGCTGCGACATGTAAGGATCTACGTATATATCTATGTTCCAGAGCTGTTGACGCGTCAcgcgccggatgttgtggatgagctcaggatggttggacattgcggtgtatcagaggtaaaaaatgatataaatactgttcagtttcttgcacaaaccgatcgtttcatGTCTTCatacatcaatgtatcgtcacgagccacaaggtttaatttggatttgtgtgcatgtttttttttctctcaaagattgtgtgcccattgactggcattataggactaacagactgcaacggtttgagttaaaaatctttgtttgtattctactgaagaaacaaagtcacctacatcttggatgccctgggggtaagcagataaacatcacattttcatttttgttcgaactatccctttaatcaaGCTCCCAAAATGGCTCGTATTGGATATGAGGTGCAAGGTGACGTCATCTGGgcacaaacatttgcataaacaccACCTCCAGAGcaagacatttacaaacagTCATCCTCTCACCACAGGCCCCGCCCACTGCCATTCACTCACTTAAAGGAtaacttccagaataaaaatttcctgataatttactcacccccatgtcatccaagatgttcatgtctttctttcttcattcacaaagaaattaagttttttgaggaaaacattccaggatttttctccatagagtggacttcaatggtggccaacgatttcaagctccaaaatgcagtttcagtgcagcttcaaatggtcttatctagcgaaacgattcgtaattttctgaaaaaaataatatttatatactttttaaccacaaatgctcggcTTGCTCTAGCTCTGCGATGTGATGTGCATCTTCACACATTATTTACTCATGTTGGAAAGGTCACACGTGGTTAGTACTTCGTCTTtgtacttcatttaaaaactccatctcattttctcctctaACTTTAAAATCATCAGACATcgtttttttacctttttttacCTTTTACGCATTTtcgctttgtaaacactgggttgGTACTTCCGCATAGGTCACCAGGTGTGACCTTTCCAATATCACCTAATAAAGAAGAGCATTCGCATCGCAGAGCTAATACTAGAccagcatttgtggttaaaaagtgtataaatacatttttttttttcagaaaatgacTGATGGTTTCGCTAGATAAAGCCCTTATTTCTCGgctgtagagccctttgaagctgcattgaaactgcattTTTGGCTTTGAAATCGTTGGCTACCATTGAAggccactatatggagaaaatcctggaatgttttcctcaaaaaacttaatttctttgctactgaagaaagaaagaacattttggatgacatgggggtgagtaaattatcaggaaatttttattctggaagtggacTTATCCTTTAAGTGAGTGAATGCCAGTGGGCGGGGCCTATGGTGAGAAGACACTTGGGCAGCATTGGAAAACCTAGGCATTTGACTTGCTGCCTCGCCTTATCTGGCAATCACTTTGCAGGCAACGGTTTTACACGAAGGCACCTCATGAAACTGATTTCTAAAAGGCTTCTGAGGCAGCGGTTCAATGATCTACGACAAAATAGAATgagttttggtgataactaaacaaatatttaattactataatactgatttctcactagaaataacatcaaaagtgcaaaaagtaCTAACTGTttgtaaaacagaaatatacatttt is a window of Onychostoma macrolepis isolate SWU-2019 chromosome 21, ASM1243209v1, whole genome shotgun sequence DNA encoding:
- the adssl gene encoding adenylosuccinate synthase, like, which gives rise to MDADSTMSNGQETASLNGEPALKRSRDSVDSLRIPREPQNKVTVVLGAQWGDEGKGKVVDLLAMDADIVCRCQGGNNAGHTVVVDGVEYDFHLLPSGVLNKNATSFIGNGVVIHLPGLFEEAEKNLQKGNGLQGWEERLKISDRAHIVFNFHQAVDGIQEQLRQQQAGKNLGTTKKGIGPAYSSKAARNGLRVCDLVSDFSVFDEKFRVLAGHFQTTYPNLNIDIDAELEQLKGYAERLRPLVTDGVYFMHKALNGPSKKILVEGANAALLDIDFGTYPFVTSSNCTVGGVCTGLGVPPSHVGRVYGVVKAYTTRVGVGAFPTEQDNDTGDLLQSRGREFGVTTGRRRRCGWLDLVLVRYAHMVNGFSAIALTKLDILDTLPEIKIGIAYTVDGKPLPSFPSNMDVLTKVQVTYETFPGWCCSTEGVRSFDELPSQAQAYICFIENFLQVPVKWVGVGKSRESMIKLF